A section of the Primulina eburnea isolate SZY01 chromosome 1, ASM2296580v1, whole genome shotgun sequence genome encodes:
- the LOC140831066 gene encoding uncharacterized protein, whose protein sequence is MASNSSTGVSLILPPPSANAKRLHLRPTIKMSKNTNPITTLTKILWGPSLPPQLLISTARAAWSTVWHLMMSQLAPSDPTGRYNRPASQFRSPTIQPRPNLHLYVGLSCPWAHRTLIVRALKGLEGSIPVSIASPGADGSWEFRSNSISATKNDMLVPGSDKANGCKTLKEVYNLRRGGYSGRSTVPMLWDVDKKDVACNESYDIIELFNSGLNELSSNPGFDLAPPRLKKKIEEWNQIIYPTVNNGVYRCGFAQSQEAYDTAVNELFSTLNMVDEHLVSSRYLCGDTITLADVCLFTTLIRFDSVYNVLFKCTKRKLVEYPNLHGYLRDIYQIPKVAETCNLEAIMDGYYKILFPLNPGSIRPVIPSGCEHDMLSQPHNRESSLIQEDVKVFSM, encoded by the exons ATGGCGAGCAATTCATCTACCGGTGTCTCCCTCATCCTCCCTCCGCCCTCCGCCAACGCCAAGCGCCTCCACCTCCGACCAACCATCAAAATGTCCAAAAATACAAATCCCATCACCACCCTCACCAAAATCCTGTGGGGTCCTTCCCTCCCACCCCAACTACTCATCTCCACTGCCCGCGCCGCCTGGTCCACCGTCTGGCACCTCATGATGTCCCAGCTCGCCCCCTCAGACCCAACCGGTCGATACAACCGCCCCGCGTCCCAATTCCGCAGCCCCACGATCCAACCCCGCCCAAACCTCCACCTCTACGTCGGCCTATCATGCCCGTGGGCACACCGCACCCTGATCGTACGCGCACTGAAAGGCCTCGAAGGTTCCATCCCTGTCTCCATAGCCTCTCCGGGCGCCGATGGCTCCTGGGAATTCAGGTCTAACTCCATTTCTGCCACGAAGAATGACATGCTCGTTCCTGGTTCCGATAAGGCAAATGGTTGTAAAACCTTGAAGGAGGTTTACAATCTGCGGCGTGGGGGATATAGCGGCAGGTCTACTGTTCCAATGCTGTGGGATGTGGACAAAAAGGACGTTGCTTGCAACGAGAGCTATGATATCATAGAGCTGTTCAATTCTGGATTGAATGAGTTGTCATCTAATCCGGGATTCGACCTAGCTCCTCCTCGACTGAAGAAGAAGATAGAAGAATGGAACCAAATTATCTACCCCACTGTCAACAATGGTGTATACAG GTGTGGCTTTGCTCAGAGTCAAGAAGCTTACGATACCGCGGTAAACGAGTTGTTTAGCACTTTGAACATGGTGGATGAGCATTTGGTGAGCTCAAGATACTTGTGTGGTGATACCATTACACTTGCAGATGTGTGTTTGTTCACGACTTTGATAAGGTTTGATAGTGTGTACAATGTTCTGTTCAAATGCACCAAAAGGAAACTGGTTGAATATCCAAACCTTCACGGATACTTGCGGGACATATATCAG ATCCCAAAAGTTGCAGAAACGTGCAATTTAGAAGCAATCATGGATGGATATTACAAGATCCTTTTCCCTTTGAATCCAGGCAGTATTCGACCCGTAATCCCGTCCGGTTGTGAACATGATATGCTCTCTCAACCTCACAACAGAGAATCGTCATTGATTCAAGAAGATGTGAAGGTGTTTTCTATGTAG
- the LOC140812488 gene encoding uncharacterized protein, which yields MDSFATSESFVDKAKKADKTRRSWSEREEEFLIQALKEVSVEGWKSGNGFRPGYLAFLENRMKVAFPDTNIRGNPHINSKVHVWKKLYGSLVTLLSKSGVGWNDTEKTIEASNDICDALIKADNNARSMRHKRWTYYHDWCEIFGNDRTTGEKAKHFNAAVQEVLTMTPVMPNDTGMNLDTLFSVHEGADESISVSVTPSSRPTSAAKSKGKKRKHVDAADDAIVEAINNFATITKDTMNDLIKQLATQKEAGDEKMRDAQENVLKVMETIPELTEDEKVMVIKELVENHAKLLLFLRLGHGGRLSLARQLLRGG from the exons ATGGATAGTTTTGCAACTTCCGAGAGTTTTGTTGACAAAGCAAAAAAGGCTGATAAGACAAGACGTAGTTGGAGTGAACGTGAAGAAGAGTTTCTAATACAAGCACTGAAAGAGGTGTCCGTAGAAGGTTGGAAAAGCGGAAATGGATTTCGTCCAGGCTATTTAGCTTTTCTTGAAAATCGAATGAAAGTTGCATTCCCTGACACAAATATACGTGGGAACCCACATATTAACTCTAAAGTTCATGTGTGGAAGAAATTGTACGGATCTTTGGTGACGTTACTAAGTAAAAGTGGAGTAGGATGGAACGACACAGAGAAGACCATTGAAGCTTCAAACGACATATGTGATGCACTAATAAAG GCAGACAACAACGCACGGTCAATGAGACACAAAAGGTGGACGTATTACCATGATTGGTGCGAAATCTTTGGTAATGATCGGACAACCGGAGAGAAAGCTAAACATTTTAATGCCGCAGTTCAAGAGGTTCTTACAATGACACCTGTAATGCCTAACGATACAGGTATGAATCTGGACACATTGTTTTCTGTTCATGAGGGAGCTGATGAGTCAATCTCTGTATCTGTCACACCGTCCTCGCGCCCGACATCTGCGGCGAAATCAAAGGGTAAGAAACGGAAACATGTAGATGCTGCTGACGATGCGATTGTAGAAGCCATAAATAATTTCGCCACCATCACCAAAGACACAATGAATGACCTTATCAAACAATTAGCAACACAAAAAGAAGCAGGTGATGAGAAGATGCGCGATGCCCAAGAAAATGTGTTAAAGGTCATGGAAACAATTCCTGAGTTGACCGAGGACGAGAAAGTTATGGTTATCAAAGAATTGGTGGAGAACCATGCGAAGTTATTACTGTTCTTGCGCCTGGGTCATGGCGGAAGATTGAGCTTAGCGAGACAGTTGCTAAGAGGAGGTTGA
- the LOC140831071 gene encoding protein PHR1-LIKE 1-like isoform X2, which translates to MEAKPALSIQRSRASQLGAFGTSGAVPPSCPFLPASVEGTYAKCSDSLWVSLERKSMQHPSSVVSSSSSSSGAVGHIFASSSGISSDLQFSSQQLEGKHARQSPFISQSTNCGESVILPYSIGSKALQSSTSSHCNNQNNESWCTDSLPEFLDFPATAQSCPLDGSDSGIVSIQSEDLSKRNDWQDWADQIIVDNDDLTSDLNDLLADANVAEPEPKMSKNSINYSMLQPHASQQLSATPGETCATAGQSPSSNTAPAKQRMRWTPELHEGFVEAVNKLGGSERATPKGVLKLMKVEGLTIYHVKSHLQKYRTARYKPESGEESSEKKLTSIEELSSLDLKTGIEITEALRLQMEVQKRLHEQLEIQRNLQLRIEEQGRYLQMMFEKQYKPGTDWIKGVSSTNECPSNELTDAPPNSPPQETLTLEANNNKGGDSTNLATTSSETSRPVAGNPKANDAGMVESPSSKRTKVDE; encoded by the exons ATGGAAGCAAAACCAGCTTTGTCCATTCAGAGATCACGTGCAAGCCAACTGGGTGCTTTTGGGACGTCAGGAGCTGTGCCACCTTCATGTCCTTTTCTTCCAGCCTCTGTAGAAGGGACATATGCTAAATGTTCTGACTCCCTGTGGGTATCCCTGGAGAGGAAATCAATGCAACATCCTTCATCTGTAGTTTCATCATCGTCTTCCAGTAGTGGAGCAGTTGGTCATATTTTTGCTTCATCCTCGGGAATTTCTTCAGATCTCCAGTTTTCATCTCAACAACTAGAAGGAAAGCATGCAAGACAATCCCCTTTCATTTCTCAGTCAACCAATTGTGGGGAATCAGTTATTTTGCCATATTCTATTGGTTCTAAAGCTCTTCAATCTTCTACATCAAGTCACTGTAACAATCAAAATAATGAATCCTGGTGTACAGATTCACTGCCTGAGTTTCTTGATTTTCCAGCCACAGCGCAAAGTTGTCCTCTTGATGGTAGTGATAGTGGCATAGTTTCTATCCAATCTGAGGATCTGAGCAAGCGAAATGATTGGCAGGATTGGGCTGATCAGATTATCGTTGATAATGATGATTTGACTTCTGATTTGAATGATCTTCTTGCCGATGCAAATGTTGCAGAGCCAGAGCCAAAG ATGTCCAAAAATTCGATAAATTACTCAATGCTTCAGCCCCATGCATCCCAACAGCTCTCAGCTACACCTGGAGAAACTTGTGCCACTGCTGGTCAATCTCCCTCTTCAAATACTGCTCCAGCGAAACAGCGAATGCGTTGGACTCCAGAACTTCATGAAGGTTTTGTAGAGGCGGTCAACAAGCTCGGTGGAAGTGAAA GAGCTACTCCCAAGGGTGTCCTAAAGCTAATGAAAGTTGAAGGTTTGACCATTTATCATGTAAAAAGCCACCTGCAG AAATACAGAACGGCCAGATATAAACCAGAGTCGGGGGAAG AATCTTCAGAGAAAAAACTTACCTCCATTGAAGAGCTGTCCTCTTTGGACTTAAAAAC GGGGATTGAGATCACTGAAGCATTGCGACTGCAGATGGAAGTCCAAAAACGGCTTCATGAACAACTTGAG ATTCAGAGAAATTTACAGCTACGAATAGAAGAACAGGGGCGATACCTACAGATGATGTTTGAGAAGCAGTACAAGCCTGGCACGGACTGGATCAAGGGGGTTTCATCAACAAATGAGTGCCCTTCTAATGAGTTGACAGATGCACCGCCAAATTCTCCTCCCCAAGAAACTTTAACTCTAGAAGCCAATAACAACAAAGGAGGTGACTCGACTAATTTAGCTACAACATCCTCAGAAACTTCGAGACCTGTTGCTGGAAATCCCAAGGCCAATGATGCTGGCATGGTTGAGTCACCATCATCGAAGCGCACAAAGGTGGATGAGTAA
- the LOC140831071 gene encoding protein PHR1-LIKE 1-like isoform X1: MEAKPALSIQRSRASQLGAFGTSGAVPPSCPFLPASVEGTYAKCSDSLWVSLERKSMQHPSSVVSSSSSSSGAVGHIFASSSGISSDLQFSSQQLEGKHARQSPFISQSTNCGESVILPYSIGSKALQSSTSSHCNNQNNESWCTDSLPEFLDFPATAQSCPLDGSDSGIVSIQSEDLSKRNDWQDWADQIIVDNDDLTSDLNDLLADANVAEPEPKVLIQMSKNSINYSMLQPHASQQLSATPGETCATAGQSPSSNTAPAKQRMRWTPELHEGFVEAVNKLGGSERATPKGVLKLMKVEGLTIYHVKSHLQKYRTARYKPESGEESSEKKLTSIEELSSLDLKTGIEITEALRLQMEVQKRLHEQLEIQRNLQLRIEEQGRYLQMMFEKQYKPGTDWIKGVSSTNECPSNELTDAPPNSPPQETLTLEANNNKGGDSTNLATTSSETSRPVAGNPKANDAGMVESPSSKRTKVDE; encoded by the exons ATGGAAGCAAAACCAGCTTTGTCCATTCAGAGATCACGTGCAAGCCAACTGGGTGCTTTTGGGACGTCAGGAGCTGTGCCACCTTCATGTCCTTTTCTTCCAGCCTCTGTAGAAGGGACATATGCTAAATGTTCTGACTCCCTGTGGGTATCCCTGGAGAGGAAATCAATGCAACATCCTTCATCTGTAGTTTCATCATCGTCTTCCAGTAGTGGAGCAGTTGGTCATATTTTTGCTTCATCCTCGGGAATTTCTTCAGATCTCCAGTTTTCATCTCAACAACTAGAAGGAAAGCATGCAAGACAATCCCCTTTCATTTCTCAGTCAACCAATTGTGGGGAATCAGTTATTTTGCCATATTCTATTGGTTCTAAAGCTCTTCAATCTTCTACATCAAGTCACTGTAACAATCAAAATAATGAATCCTGGTGTACAGATTCACTGCCTGAGTTTCTTGATTTTCCAGCCACAGCGCAAAGTTGTCCTCTTGATGGTAGTGATAGTGGCATAGTTTCTATCCAATCTGAGGATCTGAGCAAGCGAAATGATTGGCAGGATTGGGCTGATCAGATTATCGTTGATAATGATGATTTGACTTCTGATTTGAATGATCTTCTTGCCGATGCAAATGTTGCAGAGCCAGAGCCAAAG GTTTTGATTCAGATGTCCAAAAATTCGATAAATTACTCAATGCTTCAGCCCCATGCATCCCAACAGCTCTCAGCTACACCTGGAGAAACTTGTGCCACTGCTGGTCAATCTCCCTCTTCAAATACTGCTCCAGCGAAACAGCGAATGCGTTGGACTCCAGAACTTCATGAAGGTTTTGTAGAGGCGGTCAACAAGCTCGGTGGAAGTGAAA GAGCTACTCCCAAGGGTGTCCTAAAGCTAATGAAAGTTGAAGGTTTGACCATTTATCATGTAAAAAGCCACCTGCAG AAATACAGAACGGCCAGATATAAACCAGAGTCGGGGGAAG AATCTTCAGAGAAAAAACTTACCTCCATTGAAGAGCTGTCCTCTTTGGACTTAAAAAC GGGGATTGAGATCACTGAAGCATTGCGACTGCAGATGGAAGTCCAAAAACGGCTTCATGAACAACTTGAG ATTCAGAGAAATTTACAGCTACGAATAGAAGAACAGGGGCGATACCTACAGATGATGTTTGAGAAGCAGTACAAGCCTGGCACGGACTGGATCAAGGGGGTTTCATCAACAAATGAGTGCCCTTCTAATGAGTTGACAGATGCACCGCCAAATTCTCCTCCCCAAGAAACTTTAACTCTAGAAGCCAATAACAACAAAGGAGGTGACTCGACTAATTTAGCTACAACATCCTCAGAAACTTCGAGACCTGTTGCTGGAAATCCCAAGGCCAATGATGCTGGCATGGTTGAGTCACCATCATCGAAGCGCACAAAGGTGGATGAGTAA
- the LOC140831093 gene encoding cellulose synthase A catalytic subunit 4 [UDP-forming], translated as MKSSNSTSGLFAGSHSRNELHTQHNRDSSSTRESATKTCRVCGDEIGLKENGERFVACGECGFPVCRPCYEYERSEGNKSCPQCHTRYKRHKGCPRVEGDDEENFDDDFEDEFRLKNHHANHVSHHHDSEHGDYNQNQNHPNGVPVTSVAGSVAGKDFDGEKEAYNNEEWKERVEKWKTRQEKRGLFTKADDGKHDQDDDEDFLMAEARQPLWRKVPISSSLINPYRIVIVIRFIVLCFFFHFRISSPAYDAYPLWIISVICEIWFGLSWILDQFPKWLPINRETYLDRLTLRFEREGDPNQLSPVDFFVSTVDPLKEPPIITANTVLSILSVDYPVEKVSCYVSDDGASMLLFDSLSETAEFARRWVPFCKKYSVEPRAPEFYFSEKIDYLKDKVQPTFVKDRRAMKREYEEFKVRINALVAKAQKKPEEGWVMHDGTPWPGNNTRDHPGMIQVYLGSEGALDVEGKELPRLVYVSREKRPGYQHHKKAGAMNALVRVSAVLTNAPFMLNLDCDHYLNNSKAVREAMCFLMDPQIGKKLCYVQFPQRFDGIDRHDRYANRNIVFFDINMKGLDGIQGPVYVGTGCVFNRQALYGYDPAASEKRPAMTCDCWPSWCCCCCGGSRKSNTKKKGLKALLGLGGLYSKKKKMMGKQYTRKSSGQAFDLEEIEEGLEGYDELEKSSLMSQKNFEKRFGMSPVFITSTLMENGGVPEGTNPTSLIKEAIHVISCGYEEKTEWGKEIGWIYGSVTEDILTGFKMHCRGWRSVYCSPTRPAFKGSAPINLSDRLHQVLRWALGSIEIFFSRHCPLWYGYGGKLKWLERLAYINTTVYPFTSIALLAYCTLPAVCLLTGKFIVPTLNNLASIWFLALFLSIIATGVLELRWSRVSIEDWWRNEQFWVIGGVSAHLFAVFQGLLKVLAGVDTNFTVTAKAADDAEFGELYLFKWTTLLIPPTTLIILNMVGVVAGIADAINNGYGSWGPLFGKLFFAFWVIVHLYPFLKGLMGRQNRTPTIVVLWSILLASIFSLVWVRIDPFLPKQTGPILKQCGVEC; from the exons ATGAAGTCGTCAAACTCCACGTCCGGCCTCTTCGCTGGCTCTCACTCCCGCAACGAACTGC ATACACAGCATAATCGGGATTCATCATCAACAAGGGAATCTGCCACCAAAACGTGCCGGGTATGTGGAGATGAAATCGGATTGAAGGAAAACGGAGAGAGATTTGTGGCGTGTGGCGAGTGCGGGTTTCCAGTCTGCCGGCCTTGCTATGAGTATGAGAGGAGTGAAGGAAACAAGAGCTGTCCTCAATGCCATACTCGCTACAAGCGCCACAAAG GTTGCCCGAGGGTGGAGGGAGACGACGAAGAAAATTTCGATGATGATTTTGAAGACGAATTTCGACTAAAAAATCACCATGCTAATCATGTTTCTCATCATCACGATTCG GAGCATGGGGATTacaatcagaatcagaatcatcCCAACGGAGTCCCAGTTACTTCAGTTGCAGGAAGCG TTGCCGGAAAGGATTTTGATGGGGAAAAGGAAGCTTATAACAACGAGGAGTGGAAGGAAAGAGTGGAGAAATGGAAAACCAGACAAGAAAAGAGAGGCCTCTTTACAAAAGCAGATGATGGAAAACATGATCAAGATGATGACGAGGACTTCCT TATGGCTGAAGCTCGTCAACCTCTCTGGCGAAAAGTCCCAATTTCTTCCAGTCTAATCAACCCCTATCGCATTGTCATCGTCATTCGATTTATTGTTTTATGTTTCTTTTTCCATTTTAGAATCTCGAGCCCAGCCTATGACGCTTATCCCTTGTGGATTATCTCTGTTATATGTGAGATATGGTTTGGTTTGTCCTGGATTCTTGATCAGTTTCCCAAATGGTTGCCCATTAACCGTGAAACCTATCTTGATCGCCTGACTTTGAGGTTTGAGCGAGAGGGGGACCCTAACCAGCTTAGCCCAGTTGATTTCTTTGTAAGCACAGTGGACCCTCTTAAGGAACCTCCCATTATTACAGCTAATACTGTCCTTTCAATCTTGTCTGTCGATTATCCGGTGGAGAAGGTGAGTTGCTATGTATCTGATGATGGTGCCTCCATGCTTCTCTTCGACTCTTTGTCTGAAACGGCCGAGTTTGCTAGGAGGTGGGTACCATTTTGCAAGAAATATAGTGTTGAGCCCAGGGCACCAGAATTCTACTTCTCTGAGAAAATTGACTACTTGAAAGATAAGGTTCAACCTACTTTTGTGAAAGATCGTAGGGCCATGAAG AGAGAATATGAAGAGTTTAAAGTTAGAATTAATGCATTAGTGGCCAAGGCTCAGAAGAAGCCAGAAGAAGGATGGGTTATGCATGATGGGACTCCATGGCCAGGGAACAATACTCGCGACCATCCTGGGATGATTCAG GTATATTTGGGAAGTGAAGGTGCACTCGATGTTGAAGGCAAGGAGCTACCACGGCTGGTGTATGTCTCACGTGAGAAACGACCAGGTTATCAACACCATAAGAAAGCTGGTGCAATGAATGCTCTG GTACGAGTATCCGCCGTGCTTACTAATGCACCATTTATGTTGAACTTGGACTGTGATCATTACCTCAACAACAGCAAGGCTGTCAGGGAAGCCATGTGCTTTTTGATGGATCCCCAAATTGGGAAGAAGCTCTGCTATGTCCAATTTCCACAGAGATTTGATGGTATCGACCGCCACGACCGATATGCTAATCGCAATATTGTATTCTTTGAT ATTAACATGAAAGGTTTAGATGGCATTCAAGGGCCTGTATATGTTGGCACCGGGTGTGTCTTTAACAGGCAGGCATTGTATGGCTATGATCCAGCTGCATCTGAAAAGCGGCCGGCGATGACTTGTGACTGCTGGCCCAGCTGGTGCTGCTGTTGCTGTGGTGGATCAAGGAAGTCAAACACTAAGAAGAAAGGGCTGAAGGCTTTACTTGGGCTTGGAGGACTCTATAgcaagaagaagaaaatgatgGGAAAGCAGTACACTAGGAAATCATCTGGACAAGCTTTTGATCTAGAGGAAATAGAAGAAGGGCTTGAAGGATATGATGAGTTAGAAAAATCATCTCTCATGTCTCAAAAGAATTTCGAAAAACGGTTTGGTATGTCACCAGTTTTCATTACTTCCACACTCATGGAAAATGGTGGTGTTCCTGAGGGTACTAACCCAACTTCACTTATCAAAGAAGCTATTCATGTTATTAGTTGTGGCTAtgaagagaagactgaatggGGCAAGGAG ATTGGATGGATTTATGGTTCAGTTACAGAAGATATTTTGACCGGCTTCAAGATGCACTGCAGAGGGTGGAGGTCTGTCTACTGCTCACCAACGAGACCTGCTTTCAAGGGGTCAGCTCCAATCAATCTGTCTGATAGGTTGCACCAAGTCCTAAGATGGGCTCTAGGTTCTATTGAAATCTTCTTTAGTCGCCATTGTCCACTTTGGTATGGCTATGGGGGAAAGCTAAAATGGCTCGAGAGACTAGCTTATATCAACACCACCGTTTACCCATTCACCTCTATCGCTCTTCTAGCCTATTGCACACTTCCAGCTGTGTGTCTTCTTACTGGAAAATTTATCGTCCCAACT CTGAACAACCTAGCAAGCATATGGTTTCTTGCACTTTTTCTCTCCATTATAGCGACTGGTGTGCTTGAGCTCCGATGGAGTCGAGTTAGCATTGAGGATTGGTGGCGAAATGAGCAATTCTGGGTTATTGGAGGTGTCTCAGCACATCTTTTTGCAGTTTTCCAAGGTCTTCTCAAGGTCCTTGCGGGAGTTGACACAAACTTTACCGTGACGGCAAAAGCAGCCGATGATGCTGAGTTTGGGGAGCTCTATCTCTTCAAATGGACTACCCTTCTGATTCCACCGACCACATTGATAATTCTCAATATGGTCGGCGTGGTGGCAGGGATAGCTGATGCCATAAACAATGGGTATGGCTCATGGGGTCCTCTGTTTGGAAAATTATTCTTTGCCTTTTGGGTTATCGTGCATCTTTATCCATTCCTTAAAGGGTTGATGGGAAGGCAAAACAGGACTCCTACAATTGTGGTTCTTTGGTCAATTCTTCTAGCTTCAATCTTCTCTCTAGTTTGGGTCAGAATCGATCCTTTCTTACCCAAACAAACTGGTCCGATACTTAAACAGTGTGGAGTGGAATGCTAA